In a genomic window of Mycolicibacter heraklionensis:
- a CDS encoding DUF1906 domain-containing protein, whose amino-acid sequence MALPGALGATVGAPRAGANGLQVIDFAHRLVSPEQIKAAGFDGALVYVSELRPGAAFDFKPVTRDYADGLRAAGLQVASCYQFGKPGWPQSPSDFTRGYDGGVADARTALRLHAAAGGPSSAPIFFSVDEDIDATSWKSLAVQWFRGINSVLGVDRTGIYGGARQCTWAINDGVIGKSTSPGHRWAWQTRAWSHGDREPAAVLFQREIVTATEPGFVIDDVHVDVNDVLAADFGQWDLARQ is encoded by the coding sequence CTGGCATTGCCCGGTGCCCTCGGGGCGACGGTCGGCGCGCCGCGGGCCGGTGCGAACGGGCTGCAAGTCATCGATTTCGCCCACCGGCTGGTGTCGCCCGAACAGATCAAGGCCGCCGGTTTCGACGGGGCGCTGGTCTACGTCTCCGAGCTCCGGCCGGGCGCCGCCTTCGATTTCAAGCCCGTCACCCGCGACTACGCCGACGGCCTCCGCGCCGCCGGCCTGCAGGTCGCCAGCTGCTACCAGTTCGGCAAGCCGGGCTGGCCGCAGTCGCCGTCGGACTTCACCCGGGGCTACGACGGCGGCGTGGCCGATGCGCGGACGGCGCTACGGTTGCACGCCGCCGCCGGGGGGCCGTCGTCCGCGCCGATCTTCTTCAGCGTCGACGAGGACATCGACGCCACATCATGGAAGAGTCTGGCGGTCCAATGGTTTCGCGGGATCAATTCCGTACTGGGCGTTGACCGCACCGGAATTTACGGCGGCGCCCGGCAATGCACCTGGGCGATCAACGACGGCGTCATCGGGAAGTCGACCAGCCCGGGTCACCGGTGGGCGTGGCAGACCCGGGCGTGGTCGCATGGGGACCGCGAACCGGCGGCCGTACTCTTCCAACGAGAAATCGTCACCGCGACCGAGCCGGGTTTCGTCATCGACGACGTACATGTCGACGTCAACGACGTCCTCGCCGCGGACTTCGGCCAATGGGACCTCGCCCGACAATAG
- a CDS encoding LLM class F420-dependent oxidoreductase, with translation MRFAFTYPIITHPCDPELASAGGVTTVARAAEAAGFDAMGFTDHPAPTQRWLDAGGHDSLDPFVAMGFAAAHTEKIRFIPNVVVLPYRNPFVVAKSGATLDLLSGGRFTLAVGVGYLKGEFAALGVDFDERAALVEESLDVIRAVWTGDDVSFEGRHFRAHGITAHPRPVSSPHPPIWIGGNTGKARQRVATRGDGWAPFPAPPGLASTARTAEMNSLEALAAGIDDLRRRCEKADRDWSTIDVCFSNLAGGRLGYDDFDPGAYLDGLGRLAEIGVTWVQVAVPGDSLGRAVEALGRFGESVIRTF, from the coding sequence ATGCGGTTCGCTTTCACCTATCCGATCATCACCCATCCGTGCGATCCCGAGTTGGCCTCCGCAGGCGGGGTGACCACCGTTGCGCGGGCGGCCGAAGCCGCCGGGTTTGACGCCATGGGTTTCACGGACCACCCGGCGCCGACCCAGCGCTGGCTCGACGCCGGCGGCCACGACAGCCTCGATCCCTTCGTGGCGATGGGATTCGCCGCAGCGCACACCGAGAAGATCCGGTTCATCCCGAATGTCGTCGTCTTGCCTTATCGCAACCCGTTCGTCGTGGCGAAATCGGGTGCGACGCTGGATCTTTTGTCGGGCGGAAGGTTCACCCTGGCCGTTGGTGTCGGCTACCTCAAGGGCGAGTTCGCCGCTTTAGGGGTGGACTTCGATGAGCGCGCCGCACTGGTCGAAGAGAGCCTGGACGTCATCCGAGCTGTCTGGACCGGTGACGACGTCTCGTTCGAGGGCAGACATTTCCGGGCGCACGGGATCACCGCGCATCCGCGACCGGTCAGCAGCCCCCATCCGCCGATCTGGATCGGCGGCAACACGGGAAAGGCACGTCAGCGGGTGGCGACGCGCGGTGACGGCTGGGCGCCGTTCCCGGCGCCGCCCGGTCTGGCCAGCACCGCCCGCACCGCCGAGATGAACTCGCTGGAAGCCCTGGCAGCAGGCATCGACGACCTGAGACGACGCTGCGAGAAAGCAGACCGTGACTGGTCCACCATCGACGTCTGCTTCTCGAACCTCGCCGGCGGCCGGCTCGGCTACGACGACTTCGATCCCGGCGCCTATCTGGACGGTCTGGGCCGCCTGGCCGAGATCGGCGTGACCTGGGTCCAGGTCGCGGTCCCCGGCGACAGCCTCGGCCGGGCCGTGGAGGCCCTAGGGCGCTTCGGTGAATCGGTGATCAGGACGTTCTAG
- a CDS encoding SDR family NAD(P)-dependent oxidoreductase, whose amino-acid sequence MVLRRAASTLDGRVAVITGGGSGIGRGIAESFAEFGARVVIWDRDTDAARAAAELVGGHACAIDVRDPDQVDVALAETLATVGLPTVLVNNAGGVFFSPLLDTAPKGWDTLIRSNLTQVLLCTQRVAQTLVQHGAAGSIINVASIEGTRAAPGYAAYAAAKAGVINLTKTAALELAPHGIRVNCLAPDLTLTEGIERVGSAEMLAEAGHMIPMGRPGHVDEMAGAAVFLAGDLSSYVTGQTLHVDGGTHAAGGWYHHPDSGDYVLGPSRPTNT is encoded by the coding sequence GTGGTCCTGCGCAGAGCGGCGTCGACGCTTGATGGACGCGTAGCCGTCATCACCGGGGGCGGTTCGGGGATCGGCCGCGGTATCGCCGAGAGCTTCGCGGAATTCGGCGCCCGGGTGGTGATCTGGGATCGCGACACCGATGCGGCCCGAGCGGCCGCGGAGCTGGTCGGCGGCCACGCCTGCGCAATCGATGTCCGCGACCCCGATCAGGTCGATGTGGCACTGGCGGAAACCCTTGCCACGGTGGGCTTGCCGACGGTGTTGGTCAACAACGCCGGCGGGGTGTTCTTCTCCCCGCTACTGGACACCGCACCCAAGGGGTGGGACACCCTGATCCGCTCCAACCTCACCCAGGTCCTGCTCTGCACACAGCGCGTCGCGCAGACACTGGTCCAACACGGCGCGGCGGGCAGCATCATCAATGTCGCCAGCATCGAGGGCACCCGTGCCGCGCCCGGCTATGCGGCCTACGCGGCGGCGAAAGCGGGTGTCATCAACCTCACCAAAACGGCGGCTCTGGAATTGGCGCCGCACGGCATTCGGGTCAACTGCCTGGCCCCGGACCTCACGCTGACCGAAGGTATCGAACGGGTCGGCTCGGCCGAGATGCTGGCCGAAGCGGGCCACATGATTCCGATGGGCCGCCCCGGTCATGTCGACGAGATGGCCGGCGCCGCGGTCTTTCTGGCCGGCGACCTGAGTTCGTATGTGACCGGCCAGACGCTGCATGTCGACGGCGGAACGCACGCGGCGGGCGGCTGGTACCACCATCCCGACAGTGGCGATTACGTTCTCGGTCCGTCACGGCCTACCAACACCTAG
- a CDS encoding acyl-CoA thioesterase: MQTSASEVSVGSDYCGPLLGSGSQLERATHDALDRLQQVLALHPLGADRFRAGNEAGRFGRIFGGQLIAQAMAAAAATVPELTAHSIHASFLRPGDSAIPLEIVVDRTRDGRTMSARQVTVQQDGRTLMVATVSFDTSPDSTDTTPVPLPGPEPEALPLLQHWVQHAPPYLAGRGNTWIERPPPLEVRTAEAPVFLGGAQAPGPRTHWMRLPREIDRDAQLHAVLLAYASDYLLVDTAFRAHPEPVDHATHTGLTLDHSVWLHRPVHFDRWHLYTQQTVATAGHRALVHGTMVDAAGRHVASTAQEVLVRPIAEAPGRQKPEDR, translated from the coding sequence GTGCAGACGTCGGCGTCCGAGGTCTCCGTTGGTTCCGACTACTGCGGTCCCCTGCTCGGGTCCGGCAGCCAACTGGAACGCGCCACGCACGACGCCCTGGACAGGCTGCAACAGGTGTTGGCTCTGCACCCTTTGGGCGCTGACCGATTCCGGGCGGGGAACGAGGCCGGCCGGTTCGGCAGAATCTTCGGCGGCCAGCTCATCGCCCAGGCGATGGCAGCGGCCGCGGCCACGGTGCCCGAGCTCACCGCCCATTCGATCCATGCGTCGTTTCTGCGCCCCGGCGACTCCGCCATACCTCTGGAGATCGTCGTCGACCGCACCCGCGACGGGCGCACCATGTCGGCGCGGCAGGTCACCGTACAGCAGGACGGTCGCACCCTGATGGTGGCGACGGTGTCCTTCGACACCAGCCCCGACAGCACTGACACCACCCCCGTGCCGCTGCCCGGACCCGAACCGGAAGCCCTGCCGCTGCTGCAGCACTGGGTACAGCATGCCCCGCCGTACCTGGCCGGGCGGGGTAACACCTGGATCGAACGACCCCCACCACTGGAAGTCCGCACTGCCGAAGCGCCCGTCTTCCTCGGCGGCGCACAGGCGCCGGGCCCGCGTACACATTGGATGCGGTTGCCACGTGAGATCGACCGCGACGCGCAGCTGCACGCGGTGCTGCTTGCCTATGCCAGCGATTACCTACTGGTGGACACCGCATTTCGTGCCCACCCGGAGCCGGTCGACCATGCCACGCACACCGGCCTGACCCTGGACCACAGCGTCTGGCTGCACCGTCCGGTCCATTTCGATCGATGGCACCTCTACACCCAGCAGACCGTCGCCACGGCCGGCCACCGCGCCCTGGTGCACGGCACCATGGTGGATGCCGCCGGCCGCCATGTGGCCAGCACCGCTCAAGAAGTCCTGGTCCGGCCGATAGCCGAGGCGCCCGGACGACAGAAGCCCGAGGATCGGTAG